A region of Solibacillus isronensis DNA encodes the following proteins:
- a CDS encoding class I adenylate-forming enzyme family protein produces the protein MDLIKPILSHASRMPNQKALVFGDYTYTYKELNDEINRYSNGFINKGLKKGDKVSLFLKNSHWFVICAYAVMKAGGVIVPINFRLTAKELNYIVEQSDSIAIITDADQTEIAKNATADITAKPVIYSVGDTEEGIVSIKEIYTSQTENPDVPITAADAAQILYTSGTTGKPKGALLTHGNVTNLNSAQTVMMKLNHDDIYLLVAPAFHSAGLNMVLTSCFFAGATVVMMRDFHPVESLKAIEQHKVTLFFGVPAMYNAFFMVPKGSYDLSTVRGYVYGAAPMSPSMIERAVEYLGSDQFYNACGLTEGGPGGVYLTPEEHKTKLGASGKAMTFLDVRVVNDYMEDVLPGEVGEFIMRGESVMKEYYKKPEETAQTFRDDWLLTGDLATIDDEGYITLVDRKKDMIISGGENVYSVEVEQILNGYPGIVECAIIGLPDPQWGEVVTAVIVKKEDIEIDEEDMKAYCRGHLAGYKLPRQFIYVESLPRNVSGKILKYQLRENWKEKIIN, from the coding sequence TTGGATTTAATAAAACCGATTTTATCGCACGCAAGTAGAATGCCAAATCAAAAAGCATTAGTATTTGGGGATTACACGTACACGTATAAAGAATTAAACGATGAGATTAATCGATATAGTAATGGGTTCATTAACAAAGGTTTAAAAAAAGGCGATAAAGTCAGTCTGTTTTTAAAAAATTCCCATTGGTTTGTCATTTGCGCGTATGCCGTTATGAAAGCAGGAGGTGTCATTGTTCCTATTAACTTCCGTCTAACGGCTAAAGAACTTAATTATATTGTGGAGCAATCTGATTCAATCGCTATTATTACAGACGCCGATCAAACAGAAATAGCTAAAAACGCCACTGCTGATATTACGGCTAAGCCGGTCATATACAGTGTTGGGGATACTGAAGAAGGAATTGTCTCCATAAAAGAAATTTATACTTCACAAACCGAAAACCCTGATGTACCGATTACTGCTGCAGATGCTGCACAAATTTTGTATACATCAGGTACAACAGGCAAGCCAAAAGGGGCACTCCTTACACATGGTAATGTAACAAATTTGAATAGTGCGCAAACGGTCATGATGAAATTAAATCATGATGACATTTATTTACTCGTAGCGCCAGCATTCCACTCGGCAGGTTTAAATATGGTTCTCACATCTTGCTTCTTTGCCGGTGCAACGGTTGTCATGATGCGTGACTTTCATCCAGTAGAATCTTTAAAGGCGATAGAACAGCATAAAGTTACGCTATTCTTTGGTGTACCTGCTATGTACAACGCGTTTTTCATGGTACCAAAAGGTTCGTATGATTTATCAACTGTTCGTGGCTATGTGTACGGAGCGGCACCGATGTCACCAAGTATGATTGAAAGGGCTGTAGAGTATTTAGGTTCTGACCAGTTCTATAATGCCTGTGGTTTAACGGAAGGTGGACCAGGAGGGGTTTATTTAACGCCGGAAGAACATAAGACAAAGCTTGGTGCGAGTGGAAAAGCGATGACTTTTCTGGACGTTCGTGTAGTAAATGATTATATGGAAGATGTATTGCCTGGTGAAGTTGGGGAATTCATAATGCGCGGTGAATCTGTTATGAAAGAATACTATAAAAAACCGGAAGAAACAGCGCAAACATTCCGAGATGATTGGCTTTTAACGGGTGATTTAGCGACGATAGATGACGAAGGTTATATTACACTTGTAGACCGTAAAAAGGATATGATTATCTCAGGCGGAGAAAATGTTTATTCGGTTGAAGTTGAACAAATCTTAAATGGTTACCCTGGCATTGTAGAATGTGCAATAATCGGTTTACCAGATCCGCAATGGGGCGAGGTCGTAACAGCTGTGATCGTTAAAAAGGAAGATATAGAGATCGATGAAGAAGATATGAAAGCCTATTGCCGCGGTCATTTAGCGGGTTATAAACTGCCGCGTCAGTTTATATATGTAGAATCTTTACCACGAAATGTATCAGGGAAAATATTAAAATATCAATTACGAGAAAACTGGAAAGAAAAAATAATCAATTAA
- a CDS encoding CAP domain-containing protein, which translates to MLKKSIVLFFSMMLFALPATASAATYTVKSGDTLWKIASKNQIGLSELIALNPTLKNPDMIYVGDKITISENEQQAVEEQVVSLVNKERAQQGLAPLKIDWELARVAKYKSQDMHDKNYFSHTSPTYGSPFDMMKKFGISYTAAGENIAKGQKSAVQVMEAWMNSSGHRANILDAKFTHIGVGYVEDGNYWTQMFIKK; encoded by the coding sequence ATGTTGAAAAAAAGTATCGTGTTGTTCTTTAGTATGATGCTATTTGCGCTACCAGCTACTGCATCTGCAGCTACTTATACAGTAAAAAGTGGGGACACGCTTTGGAAGATTGCCTCTAAAAATCAAATCGGACTAAGCGAATTAATTGCTTTAAACCCTACATTAAAAAATCCGGATATGATCTATGTTGGAGATAAAATTACTATTTCAGAAAATGAACAACAAGCAGTAGAAGAGCAAGTTGTAAGCCTAGTAAACAAGGAACGCGCACAGCAAGGGTTAGCACCACTTAAAATTGATTGGGAGCTAGCACGTGTTGCGAAATATAAATCTCAAGATATGCACGATAAAAATTACTTCAGCCATACAAGCCCTACATACGGCTCACCATTTGATATGATGAAAAAATTCGGTATCAGCTATACAGCAGCAGGTGAAAATATTGCAAAAGGACAAAAATCAGCTGTACAAGTAATGGAAGCATGGATGAATAGTTCAGGCCACCGAGCAAACATTCTGGATGCGAAATTTACGCATATTGGTGTAGGCTATGTTGAAGATGGTAACTACTGGACACAAATGTTTATTAAGAAATAA
- a CDS encoding S-layer homology domain-containing protein, with protein MKKRLTTIFTVLFITCNLVLASTFAASTKQFSDVPSSKYYAGAVYELAERNIIGGYPDGTFKPGNTITRGQAAAIITKMINLDTSNVKNPGFEDVTTSNGYYKSIAAMAEHGIISGYGDGRYGPNDPIKRGQMASILVKAFDLPRYNISGHDMVNPFKDVIPYYYLRSHADNILILYKFGIVGGTAPDKFSPNAFITRGQAAKMLKATEDLKPPMVTIGPAEIDLEEIEWIEDEKIDSSVFHGILVKGQELISGKTEDKIQIVPLKEGTGTLIVRGLKANKTVNKKYYVHIKKENGELIPTLEEKDTSHATPVELSVFDESRNRSSQDVEKITLYTMDDKHVSSSLTFEDCQYSYSVCFDIKQQGQFIATVYFKDGEEVRYGIEAKPNQTSFNYDIKVVKEQLSDLIDMGGKYSIGKHTIRTKNADQMVTVTRDPGTNLFRATASGQKEGIVDIDFEHKITEKSCDGTDCYKIVWLGFYI; from the coding sequence ATGAAGAAACGATTAACGACCATATTCACGGTACTATTTATAACGTGTAACCTCGTTTTAGCCAGCACATTTGCTGCATCAACTAAGCAATTTTCAGATGTACCGTCATCAAAATATTACGCCGGAGCTGTTTATGAATTGGCAGAACGAAACATTATTGGAGGGTATCCGGATGGTACGTTTAAACCCGGCAACACGATTACAAGAGGACAGGCAGCCGCTATCATTACGAAGATGATCAACTTGGACACTTCCAACGTAAAAAATCCGGGTTTTGAAGATGTCACAACTTCAAACGGTTACTATAAGTCGATTGCAGCAATGGCTGAACATGGGATAATCAGCGGCTACGGGGATGGACGATATGGGCCGAACGATCCTATCAAACGGGGACAGATGGCTTCAATACTTGTCAAAGCGTTCGATCTTCCACGCTATAATATATCGGGGCATGATATGGTCAACCCATTCAAAGATGTTATACCGTATTACTACTTACGATCGCATGCCGATAATATTTTAATCCTTTATAAATTCGGCATTGTTGGAGGGACGGCCCCTGACAAATTCAGTCCAAATGCTTTTATCACAAGAGGACAAGCTGCAAAAATGCTGAAAGCTACAGAAGATTTGAAACCGCCAATGGTGACAATAGGGCCAGCTGAAATCGATTTGGAAGAGATAGAATGGATAGAAGATGAAAAAATTGATTCTAGCGTATTTCACGGGATACTGGTGAAAGGTCAAGAACTAATTTCGGGCAAAACTGAAGATAAAATTCAGATAGTACCATTGAAAGAAGGTACGGGTACGCTAATTGTCCGTGGACTAAAGGCAAACAAAACTGTCAATAAAAAATATTATGTTCATATAAAAAAAGAGAACGGCGAATTGATACCGACGTTGGAGGAAAAAGATACCTCCCATGCTACTCCAGTAGAGTTATCAGTTTTTGATGAATCACGAAATCGGTCAAGTCAAGATGTCGAGAAAATAACTCTTTATACAATGGATGATAAACATGTGTCTTCAAGTTTAACTTTCGAAGATTGCCAATATAGCTATTCGGTTTGTTTTGATATTAAACAGCAAGGTCAGTTTATTGCAACCGTTTATTTTAAAGATGGAGAAGAAGTGAGGTATGGGATCGAAGCTAAACCGAATCAGACCAGCTTCAATTATGATATCAAAGTTGTTAAAGAACAACTTTCTGATTTAATTGATATGGGGGGCAAATACAGTATAGGCAAACATACAATCAGAACAAAAAATGCTGATCAAATGGTAACAGTTACTAGAGATCCAGGAACTAATCTGTTCCGAGCCACTGCGTCCGGACAGAAGGAAGGGATCGTCGATATTGATTTCGAGCATAAAATAACGGAAAAATCTTGTGATGGTACAGACTGTTATAAAATCGTCTGGCTAGGTTTTTATATTTAA
- the glpK gene encoding glycerol kinase GlpK, translated as MTEKFMMALDQGTTSSRAILFDKNGTVFHTAQQEFPQYFPESGWVEHNPEQIWSSVLSCIAAVLSEKNVLASQIAGIGITNQRETTVVWDKNTGKPIYNAIVWQSRQTAEICEDLKARGLNDTFRDKTGLLIDAYFSGTKVKWILDNVEGAREKAENGDLLFGTIDTWIIWKLTNGSVHVTDYSNASRTLMFNIYDLKWDEELLDILTVPASMLPEVRSSSEVYGHTDADKFFGQEIPIAGIAGDQQAALFGQACFEQGMVKNTYGTGCFMLMNTGEKAVKSDHGLLTTIAWGLDGKVTYALEGSIFVAGSAIQWLRDGLRMFRKAEESEAYAARVTSSEGVYVVPAFVGLGTPYWDSDVRGAVFGLTRGTEKEHFVRATLESLAYQTRDVLGAMEADSGIPLSTLRVDGGAVKNNFLMQFQSDLLNVPVDRPVVNETTALGAAYLAGLAVGYWETLDDISNYWNLDHKFEPEMGEEEREALYTGWGKAVKAAQAFK; from the coding sequence ATGACAGAAAAATTTATGATGGCGCTAGACCAAGGTACAACTAGTTCACGTGCAATTTTATTTGATAAAAATGGTACGGTATTTCATACAGCACAGCAGGAGTTCCCGCAATATTTCCCGGAATCAGGTTGGGTAGAGCATAACCCGGAACAAATTTGGTCTTCCGTGCTTTCATGTATCGCTGCAGTGTTATCTGAGAAAAATGTACTCGCAAGTCAAATCGCAGGTATTGGTATTACAAACCAGCGTGAAACGACAGTCGTATGGGATAAAAATACGGGTAAACCAATTTACAATGCAATCGTTTGGCAATCACGACAAACAGCAGAAATTTGTGAAGATTTAAAAGCGCGTGGCTTAAATGATACGTTCCGCGATAAAACAGGATTACTCATTGATGCATACTTCTCAGGGACAAAAGTGAAATGGATTTTGGACAATGTAGAAGGAGCTCGTGAAAAAGCGGAAAATGGGGATCTCTTATTCGGTACGATTGATACATGGATCATTTGGAAATTAACGAACGGTTCTGTGCACGTAACTGATTATTCAAACGCATCCCGAACATTAATGTTCAATATTTATGATTTGAAATGGGATGAAGAACTACTTGATATTTTAACAGTTCCAGCTTCGATGCTTCCAGAAGTGCGATCTTCTTCTGAAGTATACGGTCATACAGATGCAGATAAATTTTTCGGTCAAGAAATTCCAATCGCAGGTATTGCGGGCGACCAACAAGCAGCATTATTCGGGCAAGCTTGCTTCGAGCAAGGAATGGTGAAAAATACATATGGCACTGGTTGCTTTATGTTAATGAACACAGGTGAAAAAGCGGTAAAATCTGATCATGGTTTATTAACGACAATCGCATGGGGCTTAGACGGCAAAGTAACGTATGCGCTAGAAGGAAGTATTTTCGTAGCGGGCTCTGCTATCCAGTGGCTGCGCGACGGGTTACGTATGTTCCGTAAAGCGGAGGAAAGTGAAGCATATGCAGCACGTGTAACATCTTCTGAAGGCGTGTATGTTGTACCGGCATTCGTTGGGCTAGGAACGCCTTACTGGGATTCGGATGTACGCGGTGCAGTATTCGGCTTAACACGAGGTACAGAAAAAGAGCATTTCGTACGTGCTACACTTGAGTCGCTTGCTTATCAAACGCGTGACGTATTAGGTGCAATGGAAGCGGATTCAGGAATTCCGTTAAGCACATTACGTGTAGACGGCGGCGCAGTGAAAAACAACTTCTTAATGCAATTCCAGTCAGACCTATTAAATGTGCCGGTAGATCGTCCGGTTGTAAATGAAACAACGGCTTTAGGCGCAGCATACTTGGCTGGTTTAGCAGTAGGCTATTGGGAAACATTAGATGACATCTCAAACTACTGGAATTTAGATCATAAATTTGAGCCTGAGATGGGCGAAGAAGAGCGCGAAGCTTTATACACAGGCTGGGGCAAAGCGGTTAAGGCAGCTCAGGCTTTTAAATAG
- a CDS encoding MIP/aquaporin family protein: MSTFTAELVGTMLLILFGGGVVAGVSLHKSKGQGGGWVVITFAWGFAVAMAAYAVGGISGAHLNPALTIALATIGNFAWADVPLFIVAQLLGAFLGAVLVYFVYLPHWKGTKDKGAKLGVFSTTPAVKHIPSNMIAEMVGTFALVLGILALGTNEITSGLNPFLVGILIVVIGMALGGPTGYAINPARDLGPRIAHALLPIPGKGDSAWWYAWVPVVAPIIGGVYGAVFFSFIWNGADATLFWIFSVVVAAIFVAAQMTVSKVEE, encoded by the coding sequence ATGTCAACATTTACAGCCGAGTTAGTCGGCACTATGCTGCTAATATTATTCGGTGGCGGCGTAGTAGCAGGTGTTTCATTGCACAAATCAAAAGGTCAAGGTGGCGGTTGGGTCGTAATCACTTTTGCATGGGGCTTTGCCGTAGCGATGGCAGCATATGCAGTAGGGGGCATTAGCGGGGCACACTTAAACCCGGCATTAACAATTGCTCTTGCAACAATTGGCAACTTTGCATGGGCGGATGTGCCATTGTTTATCGTTGCACAACTACTGGGAGCGTTTTTAGGTGCTGTGTTAGTGTACTTTGTTTATTTACCGCATTGGAAAGGCACAAAAGACAAAGGTGCAAAACTTGGCGTATTCTCAACAACTCCAGCAGTAAAACATATACCTTCAAACATGATTGCTGAGATGGTCGGCACATTCGCATTAGTATTAGGGATTTTAGCTTTAGGCACAAACGAAATTACTTCAGGATTAAATCCATTTTTAGTTGGTATTTTAATTGTTGTAATTGGTATGGCATTGGGTGGTCCAACTGGTTATGCGATTAACCCTGCCCGTGACCTAGGTCCACGTATTGCACATGCGCTTTTACCGATTCCAGGTAAAGGAGATTCAGCTTGGTGGTATGCATGGGTACCTGTAGTTGCCCCGATTATCGGCGGTGTTTACGGAGCAGTATTTTTCAGCTTTATTTGGAATGGAGCAGATGCAACATTATTCTGGATTTTCAGTGTAGTAGTAGCGGCGATTTTCGTAGCTGCACAAATGACAGTATCGAAAGTAGAAGAGTAG
- a CDS encoding glycerol-3-phosphate responsive antiterminator, with the protein MPFNDQKIIPAARTIKQFDKVVKSEFEYIVLLEVHLSQLRSLKQEADRHGKKLIIHADLIHGLKTDNFAADYLCNDIRPAGIISTRSNMILKAKSRGILAIQRVFLIDTIALEKSYSLLEQTAPDFIELLPGVIPEMIEEVSTQTGIPVITGGLIRTDEQIKQAFDAGAIAITTSNKELWKRFQKVVD; encoded by the coding sequence ATGCCGTTTAATGATCAGAAAATTATTCCTGCTGCCCGAACAATTAAACAGTTTGATAAAGTAGTAAAAAGTGAATTCGAATATATCGTATTGCTAGAAGTGCATTTAAGCCAATTACGCTCGCTAAAACAAGAGGCCGATCGTCATGGAAAAAAATTAATTATTCATGCGGATTTAATACACGGTCTGAAGACGGATAATTTTGCCGCGGATTATTTATGTAACGATATTCGCCCGGCAGGCATTATTTCTACACGCTCCAATATGATTTTAAAAGCGAAATCCCGCGGTATATTGGCGATTCAACGTGTCTTTTTAATCGATACAATTGCGCTGGAAAAAAGCTATTCGCTCCTTGAACAAACGGCTCCGGACTTTATTGAATTACTTCCAGGTGTGATCCCGGAAATGATTGAGGAAGTATCTACGCAAACAGGTATTCCTGTTATTACAGGTGGCCTAATTCGGACAGATGAGCAAATTAAGCAGGCATTTGATGCAGGGGCAATTGCCATTACTACCTCCAATAAAGAATTGTGGAAACGTTTTCAAAAAGTTGTTGACTAA
- a CDS encoding glycerol-3-phosphate dehydrogenase/oxidase → MSTASSLQRSVIMNDLQSKEYDVLVIGGGITGVGIALDAITRGLSVALVEMQDFAAGTSSRSTKLVHGGLRYLKQFEIKEVAELGKERAIVYENGPHVTTPVWMLLPFHKGGTFGKFSTSVGLRVYDFLAGVKKSERRYMLNSAQTLEKEPLVKQADLLGGGVYVEYRTDDARLTIEVAKVAIEKGAVLANYTKASGFLYNDAKKIIGIEATDLLSNETIQIHAKKVVNAAGPWVDDVRSIEGKTSGKHLILSKGVHIVFDESKFPLKQAVYFDTPDGRMVFAIPRNGKTYVGTTDTFYEGDPRNMDIEQSDRDYIMNAIHYMFPNVKVTDADIESSWAGVRPLIHEEGKGPSEISRHDEVWESDSGLVTIAGGKLTGYRKMAEAVVNKISASLKAEFGVESKPCITKNIPISGGEVGGSKHIQTFISKKTELGVKAGLTKEEAAYLAQHYGSNVEKVFSYVAKANDTMPKALFAQLQYGIEHELVTTPVDFFVRRTGNMFFNIASVLAHKDAVIAHMAQQLHWTDAQLSEFTELLNIEIKRATTAK, encoded by the coding sequence ATGTCAACAGCTTCATCATTACAACGTTCAGTCATCATGAATGATTTACAGAGCAAAGAATATGACGTTTTAGTTATCGGAGGCGGTATTACAGGTGTGGGGATTGCACTTGATGCCATTACGCGCGGATTATCAGTCGCATTAGTTGAAATGCAGGATTTTGCGGCAGGTACGTCAAGCCGCTCAACAAAATTAGTGCACGGCGGTTTACGTTATTTAAAACAATTTGAAATTAAAGAAGTAGCCGAGTTAGGAAAAGAGCGTGCGATCGTGTATGAAAATGGTCCTCACGTTACAACGCCCGTATGGATGTTATTACCGTTCCATAAAGGTGGTACATTCGGTAAATTCTCTACATCTGTTGGTTTACGTGTGTACGATTTCTTAGCGGGGGTAAAAAAATCAGAGCGCCGCTACATGTTAAATAGTGCGCAAACATTAGAAAAAGAACCGCTAGTAAAGCAAGCTGATTTATTAGGCGGCGGTGTTTATGTTGAATATCGTACTGATGATGCACGCTTAACAATCGAAGTTGCAAAAGTCGCGATTGAAAAAGGTGCCGTTTTAGCAAACTATACGAAAGCTTCAGGCTTTTTATATAATGATGCGAAAAAGATTATCGGCATTGAAGCGACAGATTTACTCTCTAATGAAACAATTCAAATACATGCGAAAAAAGTCGTGAACGCGGCGGGTCCATGGGTAGATGATGTTCGTAGCATTGAAGGAAAAACAAGCGGTAAACATTTAATTTTGTCAAAAGGTGTGCACATCGTATTTGATGAGTCGAAGTTCCCGTTAAAACAGGCGGTTTATTTTGATACACCGGATGGCCGTATGGTATTTGCGATTCCGCGTAACGGTAAAACGTATGTTGGTACGACTGATACGTTTTATGAAGGGGATCCACGCAATATGGATATCGAACAATCGGATCGCGATTACATTATGAACGCCATCCACTACATGTTCCCGAATGTAAAAGTGACGGATGCGGATATTGAATCAAGCTGGGCGGGTGTACGTCCGTTAATTCATGAAGAAGGAAAAGGACCATCAGAAATTTCCCGTCATGATGAAGTATGGGAATCTGATTCAGGCTTAGTTACAATTGCGGGCGGTAAATTAACAGGCTATCGTAAAATGGCGGAAGCAGTTGTAAATAAAATTTCAGCGAGCCTAAAAGCGGAATTTGGTGTAGAGAGCAAACCTTGTATTACTAAAAACATCCCGATTTCTGGTGGTGAAGTAGGCGGCTCAAAACATATCCAAACGTTTATTTCGAAAAAGACAGAGTTAGGTGTGAAAGCGGGCTTAACGAAAGAAGAAGCGGCGTATTTAGCACAGCATTATGGCTCGAATGTTGAAAAAGTATTTAGCTATGTGGCGAAAGCAAACGACACGATGCCGAAAGCTTTATTTGCGCAGCTGCAATACGGTATCGAGCATGAGCTTGTGACGACACCTGTCGATTTCTTCGTGCGCCGTACGGGTAATATGTTCTTTAATATTGCTTCGGTATTGGCACATAAGGATGCGGTCATTGCACATATGGCACAGCAGTTACATTGGACAGATGCCCAATTATCGGAGTTTACAGAACTGTTGAACATTGAAATTAAGCGTGCAACAACCGCAAAATAA
- a CDS encoding zinc ribbon domain-containing protein, with protein sequence MSEKGCIKCGSKDASKKEVAMTGTGLSKMFDVQHNQFIVVYCNNCGYSEFYNKKSSSASNIFDLFFG encoded by the coding sequence ATGTCTGAAAAAGGCTGTATAAAATGTGGAAGTAAGGATGCGAGCAAGAAAGAAGTGGCGATGACTGGTACAGGGTTATCTAAAATGTTTGATGTTCAGCACAATCAGTTTATAGTCGTTTACTGCAATAACTGTGGATATTCAGAGTTCTATAATAAAAAATCGTCTTCAGCCTCAAATATTTTTGACCTGTTTTTTGGTTAA
- a CDS encoding DUF4279 domain-containing protein — protein sequence MEDYCTETRAYFTLFGEDFPLEEFTREIGIIPTEAYRKGEAFIRGKTKHVRFETAWEYGVDYQMTDYPEEQIHNIVNTLYNSIEIIKKYVDDYNLRCKLVTVVCFNCQQTRGLVMNNKAIEFANQVNGEFEFDIYNNND from the coding sequence ATGGAAGATTATTGTACAGAAACTAGGGCATACTTTACTTTATTTGGAGAGGACTTTCCTTTGGAGGAATTCACTAGAGAAATAGGAATCATTCCAACAGAAGCTTACAGAAAAGGTGAGGCATTTATTCGAGGTAAAACAAAACATGTAAGATTTGAAACTGCATGGGAGTACGGGGTAGATTACCAAATGACAGACTATCCAGAGGAACAAATTCACAACATTGTAAATACACTATATAACTCAATAGAGATTATTAAAAAATATGTAGATGACTACAATCTGAGATGTAAATTAGTTACGGTTGTTTGTTTTAATTGTCAGCAAACACGAGGGCTTGTTATGAATAATAAGGCAATTGAATTTGCCAATCAAGTAAATGGGGAATTTGAATTCGATATATATAATAACAACGATTAG
- a CDS encoding NUDIX domain-containing protein, producing MSHVRIRCTGLIIENNSVLLVEYDDNGIHYNLPGGRMEPGETIIEGVAREVFEETTAEVEVGPLALIYEFPPHKQSGDYDENAQHGLHLIFECTLKNHSVPKLPKYPDPNQTAVKWIPIEELDSILLLPNITQQIKNYINNRRNIELIEDYRLEKLYLK from the coding sequence ATGTCACATGTAAGAATACGATGTACAGGATTGATCATCGAAAATAATTCGGTGCTTTTAGTAGAGTATGATGATAATGGAATCCATTATAATTTACCAGGTGGGAGGATGGAACCCGGGGAGACAATAATTGAAGGTGTCGCTAGAGAAGTGTTTGAAGAAACTACGGCAGAAGTTGAAGTTGGACCGTTAGCATTAATTTATGAGTTTCCACCACATAAGCAATCCGGTGATTATGATGAGAATGCCCAACATGGACTTCATCTTATTTTTGAATGTACTTTAAAGAATCACTCGGTCCCGAAATTACCAAAATATCCAGATCCTAATCAAACGGCGGTGAAATGGATTCCTATAGAAGAATTGGATTCAATCTTACTGCTGCCCAATATAACACAGCAAATAAAGAACTATATTAATAATAGAAGGAATATTGAATTGATTGAGGATTACAGGCTCGAGAAACTCTATTTGAAGTGA
- a CDS encoding NUDIX hydrolase, which yields MDKWKTLKSEYIHKSPFGNIRKDECKLPNGLVIDDYYVNEYSDWVNAVVLTKENKMVLVEQYRYAGNEFYLEVPAGKIEANETYEEAIIREVKEETGYISESKPILLGEFMVNPATQNNKVITFLLLDASKEFEQDLDDTEELTIKLIDFNEMDTLIKLKQINTQLFTAHAYTMAKMYYMEKQLSV from the coding sequence ATGGATAAATGGAAAACTTTAAAATCTGAGTATATACATAAAAGTCCTTTCGGCAATATTCGAAAAGACGAATGCAAGCTTCCTAACGGTTTGGTGATTGATGACTATTATGTAAACGAATATTCTGATTGGGTAAACGCTGTTGTGTTAACAAAGGAAAACAAGATGGTCCTTGTTGAACAGTACCGTTATGCGGGCAATGAATTTTACCTTGAAGTCCCTGCTGGGAAAATCGAAGCAAATGAAACATACGAGGAAGCGATAATCCGAGAAGTAAAGGAAGAGACCGGTTATATTTCAGAAAGCAAGCCTATTTTACTTGGAGAATTCATGGTTAACCCCGCTACACAAAATAACAAAGTAATTACTTTTCTCTTGCTTGATGCTTCTAAGGAATTTGAACAAGATTTAGATGATACTGAAGAGCTTACAATTAAATTAATTGATTTTAATGAAATGGATACTTTGATTAAGTTGAAGCAGATCAATACACAACTGTTTACAGCACATGCATACACAATGGCGAAAATGTACTATATGGAGAAACAACTGAGTGTCTAA
- a CDS encoding PhzF family phenazine biosynthesis protein: MEQAKPKLGKIFDDYEYLAELFNIDKSQIGCAGFNLVPQAASTGLWDIILPIKTNEALNALKPDFKALAEYTRVNKVGGVHAFTLDTNEGVAISRNFCPLYGIDEEAATGTSNGALTYYLFHHNVLNEFNEEYTFLQGYCMDRPSHIITKLVNKNNPLVMVGGNSTILTKGEIY; encoded by the coding sequence ATGGAGCAAGCTAAACCTAAACTGGGGAAAATATTTGATGATTATGAGTATTTGGCTGAACTTTTTAATATAGATAAAAGCCAAATAGGATGTGCAGGTTTTAACTTGGTTCCTCAAGCTGCAAGCACAGGGCTTTGGGATATTATACTGCCTATAAAAACAAATGAAGCTTTAAATGCTCTAAAACCTGATTTTAAAGCTCTTGCTGAATATACAAGGGTCAATAAAGTAGGCGGTGTCCATGCATTTACGCTTGATACGAATGAAGGTGTAGCAATAAGTAGAAACTTTTGCCCGCTCTATGGGATTGACGAAGAAGCCGCAACAGGGACATCAAATGGAGCTTTAACTTATTACCTTTTTCATCACAATGTGTTAAATGAATTTAATGAAGAATACACTTTTCTTCAAGGCTACTGTATGGATAGACCTTCTCACATTATTACGAAATTGGTAAATAAAAATAACCCATTAGTTATGGTAGGCGGGAATTCTACTATACTTACAAAAGGGGAAATTTACTAA